Proteins encoded by one window of Modestobacter marinus:
- a CDS encoding M15 family metallopeptidase, translated as MAEPAAGTRQETRRPATPARHRGRRVLLLLLTLAVVLAAAVGVAAWLREDGEPGSPAPAANSEPATTAPAAAPSPAPTPPPTPTFDRAQLSTTDPASSWVVVNKARPLSPIDFAPTDLVPVGNGYQLRAEAAQAMDAMLAAAAAQGLQVGVQSAYRSYDYQVALFSAQVSRFGEAQAEVQVARPGYSEHQTGLAADVGGGGCDIESCFATTAEGQWVAAHAAEFGWLVRYPEGRQDVTGFKYEPWHVRYVGVPLATEMQRTGASTMEEFFGLPAAPGYPG; from the coding sequence GTGGCTGAGCCGGCAGCAGGGACACGGCAGGAGACGCGGCGGCCCGCGACGCCGGCCCGGCACCGCGGCCGCCGCGTCCTGCTCCTGCTGCTCACGCTGGCCGTCGTGCTGGCCGCCGCCGTCGGGGTGGCCGCCTGGCTGCGGGAGGACGGGGAGCCCGGCAGCCCGGCCCCGGCGGCGAACAGCGAGCCCGCCACGACCGCGCCGGCCGCGGCCCCCAGCCCGGCGCCGACGCCGCCCCCCACGCCGACCTTCGACCGCGCCCAGCTGTCGACCACCGACCCGGCCAGCAGCTGGGTCGTGGTCAACAAGGCCCGCCCGCTCAGCCCGATCGACTTCGCACCGACCGACCTGGTCCCGGTCGGCAACGGGTACCAGCTGCGGGCGGAGGCGGCGCAGGCGATGGACGCGATGCTCGCCGCCGCCGCCGCGCAGGGCCTGCAGGTGGGCGTGCAGAGCGCCTACCGGTCCTACGACTACCAGGTGGCGCTGTTCAGCGCCCAGGTCAGCCGCTTCGGGGAGGCGCAGGCCGAGGTCCAGGTGGCCCGGCCCGGCTACAGCGAGCACCAGACCGGGCTGGCCGCCGACGTCGGCGGCGGTGGCTGCGACATCGAGAGCTGCTTCGCCACCACCGCCGAGGGCCAGTGGGTGGCCGCGCACGCCGCCGAGTTCGGCTGGCTCGTGCGCTACCCCGAGGGCCGGCAGGACGTGACCGGGTTCAAGTACGAGCCCTGGCACGTCCGGTACGTCGGCGTCCCGCTGGCCACCGAGATGCAGCGCACCGGGGCGTCGACCATGGAGGAGTTCTTCGGGCTCCCCGCGGCTCCCGGGTACCCCGGCTGA
- a CDS encoding exodeoxyribonuclease VII small subunit yields the protein MTEQPEQAVEPTQTYEQAREELADVVRRLEAGGLTLEESLALWERGEQLAELCQHWLDRARERLAAAAPPEQDQRA from the coding sequence GTGACCGAACAGCCCGAGCAGGCCGTCGAGCCGACCCAGACCTACGAGCAGGCCCGCGAGGAGCTCGCCGACGTGGTGCGCCGGCTGGAGGCCGGCGGCCTGACGCTGGAGGAGTCGCTGGCGCTCTGGGAGCGCGGGGAGCAGCTGGCCGAGCTGTGCCAGCACTGGCTGGACCGGGCGCGCGAACGCCTGGCGGCCGCCGCTCCCCCGGAGCAGGACCAGCGGGCGTAG
- a CDS encoding DUF4245 domain-containing protein, producing the protein MPDTGQDGQQPRPDQTRPAQTSVTTTDAASTAPATGASPAASPAVDRMHRFTSANMIRSLLPLLVICLVIVGITALRQNPSDPVRDVDPTSAQRAAAERADYALLVPTDLPDGWRPTSVRTNAGSVRAGDAVTLEIGWFTPGEEYAGYVVSDDPAASAVADVLEGATADGSEQVGGQTWERLDTQRGETALTRVEDGATLVVTGSATEEELATLAGSLEPYAP; encoded by the coding sequence ATGCCCGACACCGGCCAGGACGGCCAGCAGCCCCGGCCCGACCAGACCCGGCCCGCCCAGACCTCCGTGACCACCACCGACGCCGCGAGCACCGCCCCCGCGACCGGTGCCTCGCCCGCCGCCTCCCCGGCCGTCGACCGGATGCACCGATTCACCTCGGCCAACATGATCCGGTCGCTGCTGCCGCTGCTGGTCATCTGCCTGGTGATCGTGGGCATCACCGCGCTGCGGCAGAACCCCTCGGACCCGGTCCGCGACGTCGACCCCACGAGCGCGCAGCGGGCGGCCGCGGAGCGGGCCGACTACGCGCTCCTCGTGCCGACCGACCTCCCCGACGGGTGGCGTCCGACCAGCGTGCGCACCAACGCCGGCTCGGTCCGGGCCGGGGACGCGGTCACCCTGGAGATCGGCTGGTTCACCCCCGGCGAGGAGTACGCCGGGTACGTCGTCAGCGACGACCCGGCCGCATCCGCGGTCGCCGACGTCCTGGAGGGCGCGACCGCCGACGGCTCGGAGCAGGTCGGCGGGCAGACGTGGGAGCGGCTGGACACCCAGCGCGGTGAGACGGCGCTGACCCGGGTCGAGGACGGCGCCACCCTGGTGGTCACCGGTTCGGCGACGGAGGAGGAGCTGGCCACGCTGGCCGGCTCGCTGGAGCCCTACGCCCCCTGA
- the glpX gene encoding class II fructose-bisphosphatase, which produces MRAGRPAPDRNLALELVRVTEAGALAAGRWVGRGDKNGGDGAAVDAMRALIGTVHMRGVVVIGEGEKDQAPMLYNGEHVGDGWGNDYDVAVDPVDGTTLMAKGMPNAIAVMAVADRGAMYDPSAVFYMEKIATGPAAADVVDITAPVADNIRKVAKAKRSSVGDVTVCILDRPRHETLVREVREAGARIKFITDGDVAGAIAAAREGTGVDLLMGIGGTPEGIITACALKCMGGALQGRLWPKDDEERQRALDAGHDLDRVLAIDDLVSGDVFFVATGITDGELLRGVQYRAGGATTQSLVMRSRSGTIRSIESLHSLEKLNQYSAVPFGEDED; this is translated from the coding sequence CTGCGCGCCGGCCGTCCGGCGCCGGACCGCAACCTGGCCCTGGAGCTGGTCCGCGTCACCGAGGCCGGCGCGCTGGCCGCCGGCCGGTGGGTCGGCCGGGGCGACAAGAACGGTGGGGACGGCGCCGCGGTCGACGCGATGCGCGCGCTCATCGGCACGGTGCACATGCGCGGCGTCGTCGTCATCGGGGAGGGCGAGAAGGACCAGGCCCCGATGCTCTACAACGGCGAGCACGTCGGCGACGGCTGGGGCAACGACTACGACGTCGCGGTCGACCCGGTCGACGGCACCACCCTGATGGCCAAGGGCATGCCCAACGCCATCGCGGTGATGGCGGTCGCCGACCGCGGGGCGATGTACGACCCGTCCGCCGTCTTCTACATGGAGAAGATCGCCACCGGCCCCGCGGCCGCCGACGTCGTCGACATCACCGCCCCCGTGGCGGACAACATCCGCAAGGTGGCGAAGGCCAAGCGCAGCTCGGTGGGCGACGTCACCGTCTGCATCCTGGACCGGCCGCGGCACGAGACCCTGGTCCGCGAGGTGCGCGAGGCCGGCGCCCGGATCAAGTTCATCACCGACGGCGACGTCGCCGGGGCGATCGCGGCCGCCCGGGAGGGCACCGGCGTCGACCTGCTGATGGGGATCGGTGGCACGCCGGAGGGGATCATCACCGCCTGCGCCCTGAAGTGCATGGGCGGTGCGTTGCAGGGCCGGCTGTGGCCCAAGGACGACGAGGAGCGGCAGCGGGCACTCGACGCGGGTCACGACCTGGACCGGGTGCTGGCCATCGACGACCTGGTCAGCGGCGACGTGTTCTTCGTCGCCACCGGCATCACCGACGGCGAGCTGCTGCGCGGCGTCCAGTACCGGGCCGGCGGCGCGACCACGCAGTCGCTGGTCATGCGCTCGCGGTCGGGCACCATCCGCTCGATCGAGAGCCTGCACTCGCTGGAGAAGCTCAACCAGTACTCGGCCGTCCCCTTCGGCGAGGACGAGGACTGA
- a CDS encoding 4-hydroxy-3-methylbut-2-enyl diphosphate reductase encodes MAEPRGRVLLADPRGYCAGVDRAVVAVERALEIHGAPVYVRKQIVHNKHVVATLERRGAVFVEETDEVPEGAVVVFSAHGVSPAVKAEAEQRSLRTIDATCPLVSKVHMEAKRFAKDDYDILLIGHRGHEEVEGTMGEAPSNTQLVDGAEDIANVQVRDPEKVVWLSQTTLSVDETLATVDSLKTRFPGLQSPPSDDICYATQNRQQAVKQMAAECDLVLVVGSTNSSNSVRLVEVALEAGARDSHLVDFASEVDEAWLDGVGTVGVTSGASVPEILVSEVLDWLAARGYADVETVEAAEERLVFALPHELKPRREALAVETD; translated from the coding sequence ATGGCTGAACCGCGTGGACGCGTCCTGCTGGCCGATCCCCGGGGGTACTGCGCCGGCGTCGACCGGGCGGTCGTCGCCGTCGAACGCGCACTGGAGATCCACGGCGCCCCGGTCTACGTCCGGAAGCAGATCGTGCACAACAAGCACGTCGTGGCGACCCTCGAGCGCCGCGGCGCCGTCTTCGTGGAGGAGACCGACGAGGTGCCCGAGGGTGCGGTCGTCGTCTTCAGTGCCCACGGGGTCTCCCCGGCGGTCAAGGCGGAGGCGGAGCAGCGGTCGCTGCGGACGATCGACGCCACCTGCCCCCTGGTGAGCAAGGTCCACATGGAGGCCAAGCGCTTCGCCAAGGACGACTACGACATCCTGCTGATCGGTCACCGCGGTCACGAGGAGGTCGAGGGCACGATGGGCGAGGCCCCGTCGAACACACAGCTCGTCGACGGCGCCGAGGACATCGCCAACGTCCAGGTGCGCGACCCGGAGAAGGTCGTCTGGCTCTCCCAGACCACGCTGTCGGTCGACGAGACGCTGGCCACCGTCGACTCGTTGAAGACCCGGTTCCCCGGTCTGCAGAGCCCGCCGAGCGACGACATCTGCTACGCCACGCAGAACCGTCAGCAGGCGGTCAAGCAGATGGCCGCCGAGTGCGACCTGGTGCTGGTGGTCGGCTCCACGAACTCCTCGAACTCGGTCCGGCTGGTGGAGGTGGCCCTGGAGGCCGGGGCCCGGGACTCCCACCTGGTCGACTTCGCCTCCGAGGTCGACGAGGCCTGGCTGGACGGCGTCGGCACGGTCGGGGTGACCAGCGGCGCCTCGGTGCCGGAGATCCTGGTCAGCGAGGTGCTCGACTGGCTGGCCGCTCGTGGGTACGCCGACGTGGAGACGGTCGAGGCCGCGGAGGAGCGGCTGGTGTTCGCCCTGCCGCACGAGCTGAAGCCGCGCCGCGAGGCGCTCGCCGTCGAGACCGACTGA
- a CDS encoding YihY/virulence factor BrkB family protein, translating to MSSVSLVPEVAARDEERLTARDAWAVLRSCRVTELWRASWSRFRYGDGFSHARALGLQLSLAAVPLLIAAIGLSNLLKTPSLRLLVDRTVLQLSPSASDAMVRRVLSPWSDQPDGVPLATALGLAAATVAMATAMGQLERGANRIYGIQRDRPTVAKYRRALVLAGIAGVPLLVGSVLVTTLVAAAEAMEDVYGVEEEVVVLLVGPIAVGLLLAAITLMLRRAPDRLQPAWSLLVLGSVLALVLWTGLTLLLAGALDLIGYLGSAYGPLTGIIALLFWAQLTSAAIFLNFAVSAELELAAIRMADDRLARSRGPADDGARSSGSSTAGASA from the coding sequence ATGAGCTCGGTGAGCCTGGTGCCTGAGGTCGCCGCGCGGGACGAGGAGCGGCTGACCGCTCGCGACGCGTGGGCGGTCCTGCGCAGCTGCCGGGTGACCGAGCTCTGGCGCGCCTCGTGGTCCCGCTTCCGCTACGGGGACGGCTTCTCCCACGCCCGGGCGCTCGGGCTGCAGCTGTCGCTGGCCGCGGTGCCGCTGCTGATCGCCGCCATCGGCCTGAGCAACCTGCTCAAGACGCCGTCGCTGCGCCTGCTGGTCGACCGGACGGTCCTGCAGCTGTCGCCCAGTGCCTCCGACGCGATGGTCCGGCGGGTGCTGTCGCCGTGGAGCGACCAGCCGGACGGCGTCCCGCTGGCCACGGCGCTGGGGCTGGCGGCGGCGACGGTGGCGATGGCGACGGCCATGGGGCAGCTCGAGCGCGGGGCCAACCGGATCTACGGCATCCAGCGGGACCGGCCCACCGTGGCGAAGTACCGCCGTGCGCTGGTGCTCGCCGGCATCGCCGGGGTGCCACTGCTGGTGGGGTCGGTGCTGGTGACCACCCTCGTCGCCGCGGCCGAGGCGATGGAGGACGTGTACGGCGTCGAGGAGGAGGTCGTCGTGCTGCTGGTCGGCCCGATCGCCGTCGGGCTCCTGCTGGCCGCGATCACCCTGATGCTGCGCCGGGCACCGGACCGCCTCCAGCCCGCCTGGTCGCTGCTGGTGCTGGGGAGCGTGCTCGCCCTGGTGCTGTGGACCGGGCTCACCCTGCTGCTGGCCGGCGCACTGGACCTGATCGGCTACCTCGGCTCGGCGTACGGACCGCTGACCGGCATCATCGCGCTGCTCTTCTGGGCCCAGCTGACGTCCGCGGCGATCTTCCTCAACTTCGCCGTCTCCGCGGAGCTGGAGCTGGCGGCCATCCGCATGGCGGACGACCGCCTGGCGCGGTCCCGTGGGCCGGCCGACGACGGCGCCCGGTCCAGCGGGTCGTCGACCGCCGGCGCCTCCGCCTGA
- the xseA gene encoding exodeoxyribonuclease VII large subunit encodes MSSPSSPESPWPVRTVARKVAEWIGRLGEVWVEGQVAQLSRRGNAATVFLTLRDPAADLSVPVTCHRDVADRPGLELTEGARVIVRARPDYYVARGSFSLRATEIRAVGLGELLARIERIRRLLAAEGLFDAARKRPLPFAPAVVGVITGRDSAAERDVLVTARRRWPAVRFAMHNCAVQGPTAAESVIAGLQRLDADPTVQVIVIARGGGSVEDLLPFSDEGLVRAIAASRTPVVTAVGHETDTTLVDHVADVRAATPTDAAHRVVPEIGEQTRLVEGLRARARHLLGSRLDQQERWLESVRSRPVLADPQRLLAGRADDVTALRTRATRTLTHRVEGAERDLVHARARVAALSPAATLDRGYAVVQRADGTLVRDPAEVDDGERLQVRVAGGRLPVRVDRTPAGEDGQP; translated from the coding sequence GTGAGCAGCCCGTCCTCCCCCGAGTCACCGTGGCCGGTGCGCACCGTCGCCCGGAAGGTCGCCGAGTGGATCGGCCGGCTCGGCGAGGTGTGGGTCGAGGGGCAGGTCGCCCAGCTGTCCCGGCGCGGCAACGCGGCCACCGTCTTCCTCACCCTGCGCGACCCGGCCGCGGACCTCTCGGTGCCGGTCACCTGCCACCGGGACGTCGCGGACCGGCCGGGCCTGGAGCTCACCGAGGGCGCCCGGGTCATCGTCCGGGCCCGCCCCGACTACTACGTCGCGCGCGGGTCCTTCTCGCTGCGCGCCACCGAGATCCGGGCGGTGGGTCTCGGGGAGCTGCTGGCCCGGATCGAGCGGATCCGCCGGCTGCTGGCCGCCGAGGGCCTCTTCGACGCCGCCCGCAAGCGCCCGCTGCCCTTCGCCCCCGCCGTCGTCGGCGTGATCACCGGGCGGGACAGCGCCGCCGAGCGCGACGTGCTGGTCACCGCCCGCCGACGCTGGCCCGCGGTCCGCTTCGCCATGCACAACTGCGCCGTGCAGGGCCCGACGGCGGCCGAGTCGGTGATCGCCGGGCTGCAGCGGCTGGACGCCGACCCGACGGTGCAGGTCATCGTCATCGCCCGCGGCGGCGGTTCGGTCGAGGACCTGCTGCCGTTCTCCGACGAGGGCCTGGTGCGGGCGATCGCGGCCAGCCGCACGCCCGTCGTCACCGCGGTCGGGCACGAGACCGACACCACGCTGGTCGACCACGTGGCCGACGTCCGGGCGGCCACCCCCACCGACGCCGCCCACCGGGTCGTCCCGGAGATCGGCGAGCAGACCCGGCTGGTCGAGGGGCTGCGCGCCCGGGCCCGGCACCTGCTGGGCAGCCGGCTGGACCAGCAGGAGCGCTGGCTGGAGTCGGTGCGCAGCCGCCCGGTGCTCGCCGATCCCCAGCGACTCCTGGCCGGCCGGGCCGACGACGTCACCGCGCTGCGGACCCGGGCCACCCGCACGCTGACCCACCGGGTGGAGGGCGCCGAACGCGACCTCGTGCACGCCCGCGCCCGGGTCGCGGCGCTGTCCCCGGCGGCGACCCTGGACCGCGGCTACGCGGTGGTCCAGCGGGCCGACGGCACGCTGGTCCGGGACCCCGCCGAGGTGGACGACGGCGAGCGGCTGCAGGTGCGGGTCGCCGGTGGCCGCCTCCCGGTGCGGGTCGACCGCACGCCCGCCGGGGAGGATGGGCAACCGTGA
- a CDS encoding DUF6542 domain-containing protein, giving the protein MRAERSDAGRVAGRGYPSPRAGGTPSGRAPERSPRPPERRADGPRAAGRGGRRPDDLRPAPSAAPRDGRRTGSTARGTQADATGIRGALAIAGVFLVTLVAAAADSYIGLGLGTITLVALTAGTIGAALVTRRSDLLSVLVAPPLVFVGVALLNIGLAPSASLNLPTLATLLVRGFPAMGLATGAALVITLGRLAARR; this is encoded by the coding sequence GTGCGTGCAGAACGCAGCGACGCCGGCCGGGTCGCAGGACGCGGCTACCCGTCGCCCCGGGCCGGTGGCACGCCATCCGGCCGCGCCCCCGAGCGCAGCCCACGGCCGCCCGAGCGCCGAGCGGACGGCCCTCGTGCCGCCGGCCGCGGGGGCCGGCGTCCCGACGACCTCCGTCCCGCGCCGTCCGCTGCTCCCCGCGACGGGCGACGGACCGGGTCCACGGCACGCGGCACCCAGGCGGACGCCACCGGGATCCGGGGTGCCCTGGCGATCGCCGGCGTCTTCCTGGTCACCCTGGTCGCCGCGGCCGCCGACTCCTACATCGGCCTCGGTCTGGGCACGATCACCCTGGTGGCGCTGACCGCCGGGACCATCGGGGCCGCCCTGGTCACCCGGCGCAGCGACCTGCTGAGCGTCCTGGTCGCCCCGCCCCTGGTGTTCGTCGGGGTGGCGCTGCTCAACATCGGCCTGGCGCCGTCGGCCAGCCTGAACCTGCCCACGCTGGCGACGCTGCTCGTCCGCGGCTTCCCGGCCATGGGCCTGGCCACCGGCGCCGCGCTCGTCATCACCCTCGGGCGGCTGGCCGCCCGCCGCTGA